One uncultured Alphaproteobacteria bacterium genomic region harbors:
- a CDS encoding conserved membrane hypothetical protein (Evidence 4 : Homologs of previously reported genes of unknown function), translating into MIAEPVGILFAFLVFLLAGTVKGVTGMGLPTVGVGLLSLILTPVEAAALIVVPSLATNLWQAFAGPALKPLVRRLWPMLAGLCVGTAAGAILPIGAPGAAAALGGVLALYGALGLAPKLRPRVPLRAEAALRPVAGLLTGAVTAVTGVFVIPAAPFLGALGLERDALVQALGLSFSVSTVALAALLAANGSFGGGVGFASLLALLPATLGMVLGGALRRAMSPELFRRVFFGGLAALGAHLLLR; encoded by the coding sequence ATGATCGCCGAGCCCGTTGGAATTCTGTTCGCATTCCTGGTGTTCCTGCTGGCCGGGACGGTCAAGGGGGTGACCGGAATGGGGTTGCCGACGGTCGGGGTCGGCCTTCTCAGCCTGATTCTGACGCCGGTGGAGGCGGCGGCGCTGATCGTCGTGCCTTCGTTGGCGACGAACCTTTGGCAGGCGTTCGCCGGTCCGGCGCTGAAGCCGCTGGTGCGGCGGCTGTGGCCGATGCTGGCCGGTCTCTGCGTCGGCACCGCGGCGGGCGCGATCCTGCCGATCGGCGCGCCGGGCGCGGCCGCCGCCCTCGGCGGGGTGCTGGCGCTCTACGGCGCTCTCGGCCTGGCGCCGAAGCTGCGCCCGCGGGTGCCGCTGCGCGCCGAGGCCGCGCTGCGGCCGGTGGCGGGCCTGCTCACCGGCGCGGTCACCGCCGTCACCGGCGTGTTCGTGATTCCGGCCGCGCCGTTTCTCGGCGCGCTGGGACTGGAGCGCGACGCTCTGGTGCAGGCGCTCGGATTGTCGTTCAGCGTTTCGACGGTCGCGCTCGCGGCGTTGCTGGCGGCGAACGGCAGCTTCGGCGGCGGCGTCGGGTTCGCCTCGCTGCTGGCGCTGCTGCCCGCCACCCTCGGCATGGTTCTCGGCGGGGCGCTGCGCCGGGCGATGTCGCCGGAGCTGTTCCGCCGGGTGTTCTTCGGCGGATTGGCGGCCCTCGGCGCGCATCTGCTGCTGCGCTGA
- the wrbA gene encoding putative conserved flavoprotein (Evidence 3 : Function proposed based on presence of conserved amino acid motif, structural feature or limited homology; PubMedId : 16322580, 9694845; Product type pr : putative regulator): MTRILVLYYSTYGHTETMAEAAAEGIRAAGAEAVIKRVPELMPPEVAKKAGAKLDQTAPIIESPQELAEYDGILFGTPTRFGNMASQMKNFLDQTGGLWMSGALVGKPAGVFASTATQHGGQESTILTFHTVLLHQGMVIVGLPYTAKGQMTLDEISGGSPYGATTISGGDGSRRPSANELELMRFQGEHFAKIAAKLKA; the protein is encoded by the coding sequence ATGACCAGAATTCTCGTGCTCTACTATTCCACCTACGGCCACACCGAAACCATGGCGGAGGCCGCCGCCGAGGGCATTCGCGCCGCCGGGGCCGAGGCGGTGATCAAGCGGGTGCCGGAACTGATGCCGCCCGAGGTGGCGAAGAAGGCGGGCGCGAAGCTCGACCAGACCGCGCCGATCATCGAATCGCCGCAGGAACTGGCCGAGTACGACGGCATCCTGTTCGGCACGCCGACGCGCTTCGGCAACATGGCGAGCCAGATGAAGAACTTCCTCGACCAGACCGGCGGGTTGTGGATGTCGGGCGCGCTGGTGGGCAAGCCCGCCGGGGTGTTCGCCTCCACCGCCACCCAGCACGGCGGTCAGGAATCCACCATTCTCACCTTCCACACCGTGCTGCTGCACCAGGGGATGGTGATCGTCGGCCTGCCGTACACCGCCAAGGGGCAGATGACCCTCGACGAGATTTCCGGCGGCAGCCCTTACGGCGCCACCACCATCTCGGGCGGCGACGGGTCCCGCCGACCCTCCGCCAACGAACTGGAACTGATGCGCTTCCAGGGCGAGCACTTCGCCAAAATCGCGGCGAAGCTCAAGGCCTGA
- a CDS encoding putative Carbohydrate diacid regulator (Evidence 3 : Function proposed based on presence of conserved amino acid motif, structural feature or limited homology): protein MQITGDLAQRIVNVAMAVVHRNVNLMDGRGVIVGSGHPRRIGTLHAGALRAAQTGETVEIFPDDVGRYPGALEGINMPIPIGGRVVAVVGVYGDPPATRDTARLVRTIAEHILERERRYTEAGPQARLREEFFGYLTDHSGIEIPPEARQMAASLGFALEPRRAVLMASLGIATGTGPLPAEYRLPAIAASRLGEIESMLRSQSLLRKTDFVAASDRRLAVLLTADADGDVLARGDAVRRGLAQFLDLPVICGLGGIAAPEALPVSRRQAEFAAARCTPRRQIASIHETAILLDYLRGKGMGDEGRIAARPVLDRLDALCGAEPQLRATLAAVLAENLDRSAAALRLGVHRNTLSYRLDRIAAATGLRPCRSFDDAILVWLLLARPPEPPPPETRTAGRSKVRP, encoded by the coding sequence ATGCAGATCACCGGAGACCTGGCGCAGCGGATCGTCAACGTCGCGATGGCGGTGGTGCATCGCAACGTCAACCTGATGGACGGGCGCGGCGTGATCGTCGGTTCGGGGCATCCGCGCCGGATCGGCACGCTGCACGCGGGGGCGCTGCGCGCCGCGCAGACCGGCGAAACCGTGGAGATCTTCCCCGACGACGTCGGCCGCTATCCCGGCGCGCTCGAAGGCATCAACATGCCGATCCCGATCGGCGGCCGGGTTGTCGCGGTCGTCGGCGTCTACGGCGACCCGCCCGCGACGCGCGACACCGCGCGGCTGGTGCGCACGATCGCCGAACACATTCTCGAACGCGAGCGGCGCTACACCGAGGCGGGGCCGCAGGCGCGCCTGCGCGAGGAGTTCTTCGGCTATCTGACCGACCATTCCGGCATCGAGATTCCGCCCGAAGCGCGGCAGATGGCGGCATCGCTGGGATTCGCTCTGGAGCCGCGGCGGGCGGTGCTGATGGCGAGCCTGGGCATCGCCACCGGCACGGGGCCGTTGCCTGCGGAATATCGCCTGCCGGCGATCGCGGCATCCCGCCTGGGCGAGATCGAGAGCATGCTGCGCAGCCAGAGCCTGTTGCGCAAGACGGACTTCGTCGCCGCCAGCGATCGCCGTCTCGCGGTGTTGCTGACCGCCGACGCCGACGGCGACGTTCTGGCGCGCGGTGACGCGGTGCGCCGGGGCCTTGCGCAGTTCCTCGACCTGCCGGTGATCTGCGGCCTCGGTGGCATCGCCGCGCCGGAAGCGCTGCCGGTTTCGCGACGCCAGGCGGAATTCGCCGCCGCCCGCTGCACGCCGCGGCGGCAGATCGCGAGCATCCACGAAACCGCGATCCTTCTCGACTACCTGCGCGGCAAGGGGATGGGGGACGAAGGGAGAATCGCGGCGCGACCGGTCCTCGACCGTCTCGACGCGCTGTGCGGCGCCGAGCCGCAGTTGCGCGCCACCCTCGCCGCAGTCCTGGCCGAAAACCTCGATCGTTCGGCCGCGGCGCTGCGCCTCGGCGTGCACCGCAACACCCTGTCCTATCGTCTCGACCGCATCGCGGCGGCCACCGGCCTGCGCCCCTGCCGCAGCTTCGACGACGCGATACTCGTCTGGCTGCTGCTCGCGCGGCCGCCCGAACCCCCGCCGCCCGAAACCCGGACGGCGGGTCGGAGCAAGGTCAGGCCTTGA
- a CDS encoding putative Quercetin 2,3-dioxygenase (Evidence 3 : Function proposed based on presence of conserved amino acid motif, structural feature or limited homology; Product type pe : putative enzyme), with translation MSMTLRPAAERGHANHGWLDTHHSFSFAHYYDPAHMGFRSLRVINDDVVGPGAGFPTHGHRDMEILTYVVSGALEHRDSTGAQAILKRGGVQQMSAGTGIRHSEFNASRVDDLRLLQIWILPEREGLAPGHREATVSDAEKRNVLKLIAAPEGGDVLPIRQDARIYASVLEAGRAVSHEIAPGRGVWVQMVQGALDADGVRLVEGDGLAVETPGTLTLTAGAGAEFLLFDLG, from the coding sequence ATGAGCATGACCCTCCGCCCCGCCGCCGAGCGCGGCCACGCCAACCACGGCTGGCTCGACACCCATCACAGCTTTTCGTTTGCCCACTATTACGATCCGGCGCACATGGGCTTCCGTTCGCTTCGGGTGATCAACGACGACGTCGTCGGCCCGGGCGCGGGCTTCCCCACCCACGGCCATCGCGACATGGAAATTCTCACCTACGTGGTTTCGGGGGCGCTGGAGCACCGCGACAGCACCGGCGCGCAGGCGATTCTGAAGCGCGGCGGCGTGCAGCAGATGAGCGCGGGCACGGGCATCCGCCACAGCGAGTTCAACGCCTCGCGCGTCGACGACCTGCGGCTGCTGCAGATCTGGATCCTCCCCGAGCGCGAGGGGCTTGCGCCCGGCCACCGCGAGGCGACGGTGAGCGACGCCGAGAAGCGCAACGTGCTGAAGCTGATCGCCGCGCCGGAGGGTGGCGACGTGCTGCCGATCCGCCAGGATGCGCGAATCTACGCGTCGGTGCTGGAGGCGGGCCGCGCGGTGAGCCATGAGATCGCCCCCGGCCGCGGAGTGTGGGTGCAGATGGTGCAGGGCGCGCTCGACGCCGACGGCGTCCGTCTGGTCGAAGGCGACGGCCTCGCGGTCGAGACCCCCGGCACCCTCACCCTCACCGCCGGGGCGGGCGCGGAGTTCCTGCTCTTCGATCTCGGCTGA
- a CDS encoding Uncharacterized HTH-type transcriptional regulator HI_1364 — protein sequence MDRLAAMQAFVRVAETRSFSEAARRLRVSKSVLSRQVAALEAELGARLFHRTTRALTPTEIGQAYYARVSRILADIEEAEQSIGRLQGAPRGRLKINAPMSFGYLHLAPALPDFMAENPEVEVDIVMNDRTVDLIEEGFDVAVRIGRLADSSLVARRLAPMRLVVCASPAYLAERGVPATPADLKGHCCLLYSNEPTPEEWRFATPEGTPWPVTAKGRLCANNGDALRLAALKGMGVVRLPSFMVGRDLQSGTLVSLLSEYVPQESGLYAIYPEARHLSPKVRAFVDFLAQRFGPHPYWDLVE from the coding sequence ATGGATCGTCTCGCCGCGATGCAGGCGTTTGTCCGGGTCGCCGAAACCCGCTCGTTCTCCGAGGCGGCGCGCCGCCTCCGGGTGTCGAAGTCGGTGCTGTCGCGCCAGGTGGCGGCGCTCGAGGCCGAGCTGGGGGCGCGGCTGTTTCACCGAACCACCCGGGCGCTCACGCCCACCGAAATCGGTCAGGCCTATTACGCGCGGGTGTCGCGCATCCTCGCCGACATCGAGGAGGCCGAGCAGTCGATCGGGCGGCTGCAGGGCGCGCCGCGCGGCCGCCTCAAGATCAACGCGCCGATGAGCTTCGGCTATCTTCACCTCGCCCCGGCGCTGCCCGACTTCATGGCCGAGAACCCGGAGGTCGAGGTGGACATCGTGATGAACGACCGCACCGTCGACCTGATCGAGGAGGGTTTCGACGTCGCGGTGCGGATCGGCCGCCTCGCGGACTCCTCGCTGGTGGCGCGCCGCCTCGCGCCGATGCGGCTGGTGGTGTGCGCGAGCCCGGCATACCTCGCCGAGCGCGGCGTGCCCGCCACTCCGGCGGATCTCAAGGGACACTGCTGCCTGCTCTATTCCAACGAGCCGACGCCCGAGGAGTGGCGCTTCGCCACGCCCGAGGGCACTCCCTGGCCGGTGACGGCGAAGGGCCGCCTGTGCGCCAACAACGGCGACGCCCTGCGCCTCGCGGCGCTCAAGGGAATGGGGGTGGTGCGGCTGCCGAGCTTCATGGTCGGCCGCGATCTGCAATCCGGCACGCTGGTGTCGCTGCTGTCCGAATACGTACCCCAGGAATCCGGGCTCTACGCGATCTATCCCGAGGCGCGCCATCTCTCGCCCAAGGTGCGCGCGTTCGTGGATTTCCTCGCCCAGCGCTTCGGCCCGCACCCCTATTGGGATCTGGTCGAGTGA
- a CDS encoding Transcription regulator protein — MSYDLTDLRLFAAIVDAGSITAGAARAGLALASASARVIGMEQALGAPLLERLPRGVRPTPAGHALAHHARLVLEQMERLRGDLRAHARGGLRGHIRLLSNTAALEEHLPDALALWLAANPGVSIDLAERESRAVALGIASGQGDVGVLADCADAEGLETFTFRIDRLYAVLPPGHRLAAADAASFADLLEEDFVASPADSAIGEHLAMRAARLGRSFAPRVRLRGFDAICRMVGRGVGVAVMPETAARRGASAFGVTPLPLADPWAVRRLAICARAVDALPAHARSLVAHLVAAADHSTRSQ, encoded by the coding sequence ATGTCCTACGACCTGACCGACCTGCGCCTGTTCGCCGCGATCGTCGACGCGGGCAGCATCACCGCCGGGGCGGCGCGCGCCGGTCTCGCGCTCGCCTCGGCCAGCGCACGGGTGATCGGCATGGAGCAGGCGCTGGGCGCGCCGCTGCTGGAGCGGCTGCCGCGCGGCGTCCGCCCGACCCCGGCGGGGCATGCGCTCGCGCACCACGCGCGGCTGGTGCTGGAGCAGATGGAGCGCCTGCGCGGCGACCTGCGCGCCCACGCACGCGGCGGCCTGCGCGGCCATATCCGCCTGTTGTCCAACACCGCGGCGCTGGAGGAACACCTGCCGGACGCGCTGGCGCTGTGGCTCGCCGCCAATCCGGGGGTGTCGATCGACCTCGCGGAGCGCGAAAGCCGTGCGGTCGCCCTCGGCATCGCCTCAGGCCAGGGCGACGTCGGCGTGCTCGCCGACTGCGCCGACGCCGAAGGCCTGGAAACCTTCACCTTCCGCATCGACCGTCTGTATGCGGTGCTGCCGCCCGGCCACCGCCTCGCGGCGGCGGACGCGGCAAGCTTCGCCGATCTGCTGGAAGAGGATTTCGTCGCCTCGCCCGCCGACAGCGCGATCGGCGAGCATCTCGCGATGCGCGCCGCCCGCCTCGGCCGCAGCTTCGCGCCGCGGGTGCGCCTGCGCGGGTTCGACGCGATCTGCCGCATGGTCGGCCGCGGCGTCGGCGTCGCGGTGATGCCGGAAACCGCGGCGCGGCGCGGCGCGTCAGCGTTCGGCGTGACGCCGCTGCCGCTCGCCGACCCCTGGGCGGTGCGGCGGCTGGCGATCTGCGCGCGCGCGGTCGACGCCCTCCCCGCGCACGCGCGAAGCCTCGTCGCCCACCTCGTCGCCGCGGCGGATCACTCGACCAGATCCCAATAG